The following are encoded in a window of Amycolatopsis solani genomic DNA:
- a CDS encoding crotonase/enoyl-CoA hydratase family protein: MPRNVLVEQDGPVTTITIDRPAARNAVDGPTAAELADAFRAFDADPDAAVAVLTGSGGAFCAGADLKAIGTGRVNRTHPDGDGPMGPTRMALGKPVIAAVHGPAVAGGLELALWCDLRVADATAVFGVYCRRWGVPLIDGGTVRLPRLIGQSRAMDLILTGRPVEADEAFSIGLANRLVPAGEAVSAARELARQLAAFPQACLRGDRLSALAQWGQSEEDALAAEFRAAMGTGVLAAEAVDGAARFAGGEGRHGSFG, from the coding sequence ATGCCCCGGAACGTGCTGGTCGAGCAGGACGGCCCCGTGACCACGATCACCATCGACCGGCCGGCGGCGCGCAACGCCGTCGACGGGCCGACCGCGGCCGAACTGGCCGACGCCTTCCGCGCGTTCGACGCCGACCCCGACGCGGCGGTCGCGGTGCTGACCGGGTCCGGCGGCGCGTTCTGCGCGGGCGCCGACCTCAAGGCCATCGGCACCGGACGGGTGAACCGCACCCACCCGGACGGGGACGGGCCGATGGGCCCGACCCGGATGGCGCTCGGCAAGCCGGTGATCGCGGCGGTGCACGGGCCCGCCGTCGCGGGCGGGCTGGAACTGGCGCTGTGGTGCGACCTGCGGGTCGCCGACGCGACGGCGGTGTTCGGCGTGTACTGCCGCCGCTGGGGCGTCCCGCTGATCGACGGCGGGACGGTGCGCCTGCCGCGCCTGATCGGCCAGTCGCGGGCGATGGACCTGATCCTGACCGGACGGCCGGTGGAGGCGGACGAGGCGTTCTCGATCGGCTTGGCCAACCGCCTGGTCCCGGCCGGCGAGGCGGTCTCGGCGGCGCGGGAGCTGGCCCGTCAGCTCGCGGCGTTCCCGCAGGCCTGCCTGCGCGGCGACCGGCTCTCGGCGCTGGCGCAGTGGGGACAGTCCGAAGAGGACGCGCTGGCGGCGGAGTTCCGGGCCGCGATGGGCACGGGGGTGCTGGCGGCGGAGGCGGTCGACGGCGCGGCCCGGTTCGCCGGCGGCGAGGGCCGGCACGGCAGCTTCGGCTGA
- a CDS encoding GNAT family N-acetyltransferase gives MDDDVARVVLRPVAEADLELLDQLTNDPTAAGEHQWFGWHDPGYLRRRWHETGMLTADSGMLVPALGGRVLGLVSWHRSRTGPASYCWNVGLVLAPEARGHGYGTEAQRLLAEYLFAHTQLNRVEATTEVGNRAEQRSLEKAGFTREGVLRGYDFRNGEWRDHVIYSVVRSDFSRN, from the coding sequence ATGGACGACGACGTCGCCAGAGTCGTGCTCCGGCCAGTGGCCGAAGCCGATCTCGAGCTGCTCGACCAGCTGACCAACGATCCCACCGCCGCGGGCGAGCACCAGTGGTTCGGCTGGCACGACCCCGGCTACCTGCGCCGCCGGTGGCACGAAACCGGGATGCTCACCGCCGACAGCGGCATGCTCGTACCCGCGCTCGGCGGCCGCGTGCTCGGGCTCGTTTCGTGGCACCGCAGCCGGACCGGGCCGGCGTCGTACTGCTGGAACGTCGGTCTCGTGCTGGCGCCCGAAGCCCGCGGCCACGGCTACGGCACCGAGGCCCAGCGGCTGCTCGCCGAATACCTCTTCGCGCACACGCAGCTGAACCGCGTCGAAGCGACGACCGAGGTCGGCAACCGCGCCGAACAGCGCTCGCTCGAGAAAGCCGGCTTCACCCGCGAAGGCGTCCTCCGCGGCTACGACTTCCGGAACGGCGAGTGGCGCGACCACGTCATCTACTCGGTCGTGCGCTCCGACTTCTCGCGGAACTAG
- a CDS encoding CaiB/BaiF CoA transferase family protein: MKAGPLSGLKVVELAGLAPGPFAAMILGDLGADVVRVDRATPGEDVLGLPTDPLARGRRTVGINTKTPEGVELVLKLCDTADVLIEPFRPGVAERIGLGPDVVHARNPRLVYGRMTGWGQDGPLATAAGHDINYIGIAGALEPIGRAGERPVPPLNLVGDFGGGGLLLAMGILAALYERNTSGRGQVVDASMVDGAALLTTSLHGMAAAGLWGGGRGDNMLDGGAPFYDTYETADGKYVAVGAIEMRFWGDLVKVLELDPESLPLHVDKTQWPRLREILATAIGKYTRDDLVARAEGTDACLTPVLAPGEAAAHPHNAARGTFVEIGGMVQPAPAPRFDRTPPETPEAPRVKGSDTEAVLAELGVTDLGALRSAGAIA, translated from the coding sequence ATGAAGGCAGGTCCGCTCAGCGGCCTGAAGGTGGTGGAGCTCGCCGGTCTCGCGCCGGGGCCCTTCGCCGCGATGATCCTCGGTGACCTCGGCGCCGACGTCGTCCGCGTCGACCGCGCGACGCCGGGGGAGGACGTGCTCGGCCTCCCGACCGACCCGCTGGCTCGCGGCCGCCGCACGGTCGGCATCAACACCAAGACGCCCGAAGGCGTCGAGCTGGTGCTGAAGCTGTGCGACACCGCCGACGTCCTCATCGAGCCCTTCCGCCCCGGCGTCGCCGAGCGGATCGGGCTCGGCCCGGATGTCGTGCACGCCCGCAACCCGCGGCTGGTCTACGGCCGGATGACCGGCTGGGGCCAGGACGGGCCGCTGGCCACGGCGGCCGGCCACGACATCAACTACATCGGCATCGCCGGCGCGCTCGAACCGATCGGGCGCGCGGGCGAGCGGCCGGTGCCTCCGCTCAACCTCGTCGGCGACTTCGGCGGCGGCGGGCTGCTGCTGGCCATGGGCATCCTGGCCGCGCTCTACGAACGGAACACCTCCGGGCGCGGGCAGGTCGTCGACGCGTCGATGGTCGACGGCGCCGCGCTGCTCACCACCAGCCTGCACGGCATGGCCGCGGCCGGGCTGTGGGGCGGCGGCCGCGGGGACAACATGCTCGACGGCGGCGCCCCGTTCTACGACACCTACGAGACCGCGGACGGCAAGTACGTCGCCGTCGGCGCGATCGAGATGCGGTTCTGGGGCGATCTGGTCAAGGTCCTCGAGCTGGACCCGGAATCGCTGCCGCTGCACGTCGACAAGACGCAGTGGCCGCGCCTGCGCGAGATCCTCGCGACGGCGATCGGCAAGTACACGCGCGACGACCTCGTCGCGCGCGCCGAAGGCACCGACGCGTGCCTGACGCCGGTGCTGGCGCCGGGCGAAGCGGCGGCGCACCCGCACAACGCGGCGCGGGGCACGTTCGTCGAGATCGGCGGCATGGTGCAGCCGGCCCCGGCGCCGCGGTTCGACCGGACGCCGCCGGAAACCCCGGAAGCCCCGCGCGTCAAGGGATCCGACACCGAAGCCGTGCTCGCCGAACTGGGCGTCACGGACCTCGGCGCCCTGCGTTCGGCGGGCGCGATCGCCTAG
- a CDS encoding acyl-CoA dehydrogenase family protein produces MPLQLPKSSWSTTELEDLRELSRSFMQKELVPHQERWAAEKKVDRELWNKAGEVGLLCLSIPEEYGGGGGTFAHEAVLYEEQARSGDSAWGVTVHNGIVAHYLSAYASEEKKREWLPKMASGEMVGAIAMTEPGTGSDLQGIKTRAVRDGDHYVINGAKTFITNGFHADLVVVAVKTDPDAGAQGVSLVVVETGTPGFRRGRVLDKVGLKGQDTAELFFDDVRVPVANLLGDAEGQGFFQLMLQLPQERLIIAVTAVAGLEAAVDLTLEYTKERTAFGRPIFNFQNTKFTLAEAATEAAVSRAFLDQCIERHLKGELDVQGAAMAKLWTTERVNKVIDDCVQLFGGYGYMTEYPIARAWADVRISRIFGGTSEIMKEIISRSL; encoded by the coding sequence GTGCCGCTGCAACTGCCGAAGAGCTCCTGGAGCACGACCGAGCTCGAAGACCTCCGCGAACTCTCGCGGTCGTTCATGCAGAAGGAGCTCGTGCCGCACCAGGAGCGCTGGGCGGCCGAGAAGAAGGTCGACCGCGAGCTGTGGAACAAGGCGGGCGAGGTCGGGCTGCTCTGCCTGTCCATCCCCGAGGAGTACGGCGGGGGTGGCGGCACCTTCGCGCACGAAGCCGTCCTCTACGAAGAGCAGGCCCGCTCCGGGGACAGCGCGTGGGGCGTGACCGTCCACAACGGAATCGTCGCGCACTACCTGAGCGCCTACGCTTCCGAAGAGAAGAAGCGCGAGTGGCTGCCGAAGATGGCCAGTGGCGAGATGGTCGGCGCGATCGCGATGACCGAGCCGGGCACCGGCTCCGACCTGCAGGGCATCAAGACCCGCGCGGTCCGCGACGGCGACCACTACGTCATCAACGGCGCCAAGACGTTCATCACCAACGGTTTCCACGCCGACCTCGTCGTCGTCGCGGTCAAGACCGACCCGGACGCCGGCGCGCAGGGCGTCTCGCTGGTCGTGGTCGAGACCGGCACGCCGGGCTTCCGCCGCGGCCGCGTCCTCGACAAGGTCGGGCTCAAGGGGCAGGACACCGCCGAGCTGTTCTTCGACGACGTCCGCGTGCCGGTCGCCAACCTCCTCGGCGACGCCGAGGGCCAGGGCTTCTTCCAGCTGATGCTGCAGCTGCCCCAGGAACGGCTGATCATCGCCGTCACCGCGGTGGCCGGGCTGGAGGCCGCGGTGGATCTCACGCTCGAGTACACCAAGGAGCGCACGGCGTTCGGCCGGCCGATCTTCAACTTCCAGAACACCAAGTTCACCCTCGCCGAGGCCGCCACCGAGGCCGCCGTCTCGCGCGCGTTCCTCGACCAGTGCATCGAACGGCACCTCAAGGGCGAGCTCGACGTCCAGGGCGCGGCGATGGCGAAGCTGTGGACCACCGAGCGGGTCAACAAGGTCATCGACGACTGCGTGCAGCTCTTCGGCGGCTACGGTTACATGACCGAGTACCCGATCGCGCGTGCCTGGGCCGACGTCCGGATCTCCCGGATCTTCGGCGGCACCAGCGAGATCATGAAGGAAATCATCTCCCGCTCGCTGTGA
- a CDS encoding TetR/AcrR family transcriptional regulator, with protein MPSTAHRTQAQRREQTRTALLDATIDCLVDVGYARTSVQEICARAGVSKGAVQHHFTAKAELMAAAVEHLTTKLRRRLAASLDELPGGGTGVAAAIDLLWTGYSGTLSTAVTELWVAARTDPELRAAIRPVDRALGRATLEHVTQVAGELPPERAEMLFWLTVNLTRGLALDAELGGDPDRRRQLLEEWKRIAVLLYQDAAAAPS; from the coding sequence GTGCCCTCGACGGCGCACCGGACCCAGGCGCAGCGGCGCGAACAGACTCGCACCGCGCTGCTCGACGCGACCATCGACTGCCTGGTGGACGTCGGCTACGCGCGCACGTCGGTCCAGGAGATCTGCGCCCGCGCGGGCGTTTCGAAGGGCGCGGTGCAGCACCACTTCACCGCGAAGGCCGAGCTGATGGCGGCCGCGGTGGAGCACCTGACGACGAAGCTGCGCCGCCGGCTCGCGGCCTCGCTGGACGAGCTGCCCGGCGGCGGCACCGGCGTCGCCGCGGCGATCGACCTGCTGTGGACCGGCTACTCGGGCACGCTCTCGACCGCCGTCACCGAGCTGTGGGTCGCCGCCCGCACCGACCCCGAGCTGCGCGCGGCCATCCGCCCGGTCGACCGCGCGCTCGGGCGCGCCACGCTGGAGCACGTCACCCAGGTCGCCGGCGAACTCCCGCCCGAGCGCGCCGAAATGCTGTTCTGGCTCACCGTCAACCTCACGCGCGGGCTGGCGCTGGACGCCGAACTCGGCGGCGACCCGGACCGGCGCCGCCAGCTCCTCGAGGAGTGGAAGCGCATCGCCGTCCTGCTCTACCAGGACGCCGCCGCTGCTCCGAGCTGA